In Macadamia integrifolia cultivar HAES 741 chromosome 5, SCU_Mint_v3, whole genome shotgun sequence, a single window of DNA contains:
- the LOC122079717 gene encoding uncharacterized protein LOC122079717, whose protein sequence is MASSQLIRASFTGAVDRQPCAPPNGSSFAFPKLSSLTMLTWQRQTTTTSTLRVSTMAKRKTEEMAVTQQVQTNPSGGKPQAEVEEDLPWIQEKAMDLVEFTGSVTQAIPGPRVGSSSLPWILALPLSYASITFVIAFVKTVRKFNSPKKKRKKLVSFIVYFPSVIVQNFKFIESNVSSALLTALDPYTSFSLFARLDAITSLFVSLDPVSLLKSYQQACRIPCWQEAMDLELNALVENDTWDMVPTPSNTPVIGCHWVYSVKLKSDGSIDRYKARLLLLSSSFKMKDLGPITYFLRLEVHYFKRGYFVNQHKYVQDLIKLTNLTDDKKVDTPVEVNVKYFKRAGERLSDPTIYRQFVGSLIYLTMTRPDISYAVHIVSQFVSSPYQLHLTAAHSIICYLREPTPLYANNTSASRIASNPVFHERTKHIEVDCHFICDKYLNNLISLPYIASTHQIADIFTKAMSSARHCFHGGLCMAEACCFIYEEFISFFGCVFWPLYNSLVHSQTGFDMEDILRKYIRYAMNERPFNADLVADLIQLRKASMLDDATVAEILNEISRRIMRDKGPVVMDISGYTEKGLKRKLAVRALFGKVLYLSELPEFCSRDSSLVVKEIFGVTDEDVDTLRIHTFSEAGDMDSIQKMVDGSDPGDTSEGASNGSRND, encoded by the exons ATGGCTTCTTCGCAGCTTATTAGAGCTTCGTTCACAGGTGCTGTTGACAGGCAGCCGTGTGCTCCTCCAAATGGTAGCTCATTCGCATTCCCTAAGCTTTCATCTCTCACCATGCTCACTTGGCAGAGACAAACAACTACGACCTCCACTCTCCGGGTCTCAACAATGGCGAAAAGGAAAACCGAAGAAATGGCAGTAACCCAGCAAGTTCAAACTAACCCTAGTGGAGGAAAACCCCAAGCAGAAGTGGAGGAGGACTTGCCTTGGATTCAGGAGAAAGCGATGGACCTGGTGGAATTCACGGGATCGGTAACGCAGGCGATTCCTGGGCCCAGGGTCGGTAGTAGTTCATTGCCGTGGATTCTCGCCTTGCCGTTGTCTTATGCTAGTATCACTTTTGTTATCGCATTTGTCAAGACTGTCCGGAAGTTCAATTCGcctaagaagaaaaggaaaaaattggtGAGTTTCATTGTTTATTTTCCATCTGTTATTgttcaaaacttcaaattcATTGAGT CTAATGTTTCTAGTGCTTTGCTTACTGCTCTTGATCCTTATACTTCATTTTCTCTGTTTGCTCGATTGGATGCCATTACTTCTCTTTTTGTCTCGTTAGATCCTGTTTCTCTTCTTAAATCTTACCAGCAGGCATGTCGTATTCCTTGTTGGCAAGAGGCTATGGACTTAGAACTTAATGCTTTAGTGGAAAATGATACTTGGGATATGGTGCCTACTCCTTCGAATACTCCAGTTATTGGGTGTCATTGGGTATATTCTGTGAAGCTCAAGTCTGATGGCTCTATTGATAGATATAAAGCTCGTTTG TTGCTCCTAAGTTCTTCCTTTAAGATGAAGGATTTGGGTCCTATCACATATTTTCTTAGACTCGAGGTTCACTACTTTAAACGGGGTTACTTTGTTAACCAACACAAATATGTTCAAGATTTGATTAAACTGACCAACTTAACTGATGACAAGAAAGTGGATACTCCTGTGGAAGTTAATGTCAAATACTTTAAGCGTGCTGGAGAACGTCTTTCTGATCCTACTATATATCGGCAGTTTGTGGGAAGTCTCATCTATCTTACTATGACTCGCCCAGATATTTCTTATGCTGTCCATATTGTTAGCCAGTTCGTTTCGTCACCTTACCAATTGCACCTCACCGCTGCTCACAGCATTATTTGCTATTTGCGAG AGCCAACACCTCTCTATGCTAATAATACTAGCGCCAGTCGCATTGCTTCCAATCCAGTATTTCATGAGCGCACGAAGCACATTGAGGTTGATTGTCATTTCATTTGTGACAAATATCTTAATAACCTTATTTCTCTTCCCTACATAGCTTCTACTCATCAGATTGCGGACATTTTTACTAAAGCTATGTCTTCAGCTCGTCATTG CTTCCATGGTGGCCTTTGTATGGCAGAGGCATGTTGCTTTATatatgaggaattcatttcatttttcGGTTGTGTATTTTGGCCTTTATACAATAGCCTAGTTCATAGCCAGACAGGTTTTGACATGGAGGACATTTTGCGGAAGTACATTCGGTATGCTATGAACGAAAGACCCTTCAATGCAGACTTGGTTGCAGACCTAATCCAACTCAGAAAAGCTTCAATGCTGGATGATGCCACGGTTGCTGAAATTCTAAATGAGATCTCAAGGCGAATTATGCGAGACAAAG GACCAGTTGTCATGGATATTTCAGGATACACAGAAAAGGGATTAAAGCGAAAGCTAGCTGTTCGGGCTCTTTTCGGAAAGGTTCTTTATTTATCTGAG CTACCGGAGTTCTGCTCAAGGGATAGCTCCCTAGTTGTTAAGGAGATATTTGGGGTTACAGA TGAAGATGTAGATACCCTTCGGATACATACTTTTTCTGAGGCTGGGGACATGGATTCGATTCAGAAAATGGTGGATGGATCAGATCCGGGAGATACTAGTGAGGGGGCATCTAATGGTTCTAGGAATGACTGA